AAAAACCTATAAGAGCATGCTCCATACTAATGTTACACCAAGGTTTTGGGCTGATAGTATGAAGACTAGCACGCTTAAGTTGTGCTTGTACAGGCCCATGATAAGCCATTTTAGAGTATTTGGATGCGTATGTTATGGTGTGcccaacaaagcaagttcaatGAGACGATGGTTACTTGCATATTTGTGGGCTATGACAATTAAAGGAAAGGGTAGAAACATTGTTGATTCTATAATAGGCAACGTTGCACCTCTAGGAACCTAGTATCTCTGATGAAGTATCATATTGGGGATCATCACATTCAGCTATACTAGATTCAAAACTATCGTGAAGTTGATTAGAGAACCCACAGTAAATAGCCAAGAGAGAAGAATGAAGAGGGAAGAAgtagagaggagaagaagagaggaagaaaaagattgtAAAAGCCAACAAGCGGCTTTTGGTTTCTATGTTACCAAAGCCGTACATCCGTcacaatatatttatattgaatataaataataCCTGACCACAATACCCTTATGtatgtaaaaagaaattaaacccAGAAAATAAAACCGACACCTCTCAAGCTACGtaacaaaaacaaattgaagTGGTGCAAGaaagaatggaagaagaaaataggcctAATAAAGCCCAGCAGATTGTAGAAGTAACCATAGAAGGTCACCCATGGAAGAAGTCAAAGCACaagcacaaaaaaaatcaaagagtcCGGGGTGGACAGTTGTACATCCGACAATGACGAAAGATCTTCAAGCAAGTCAGATGGAgaaagagcaagctcctcaccTAAGTAGATCCACAAAGCAAAGGAAATaatatcctaaatatgcaaatgcaaCTTATGAAGAATCTACACCAATCGATTGACTACCCCTCCATAGCAATAATCAACCAACCATTCAGGGCAAGAACTTGATATTCCCGCAAGAACTAAGCATGTAGAAATACATTGAAATATGTGCTACTGTGTGAGATGGAGATGGAGTACGTAGAGATAATTGATCAAATTGTATATATTTTCTCCAAATGACTTGGCACTACAAAGTTTGAAGACTATCGAAAGCAACTTGTCATGATCACTAAATCCGCACTAAGAATGGGTTTGGTTCAACGTTGGGAATGGACTTTAGGTGTGATGCAAATACTAAAAGCCAAAACCCTTTGAGGAAATGtgaattgcatttggtaaaaactttttacaaagccacttTAGGTTCAAGTAGTGTTAAGTAAAATAAACTTTTGCAATGGAATTTggctatatatattttaattaaaaaactcaaaaccttTCGTTGGAGTCGGCGAAGGGCTTATGCCATCGATGAGCCAAATATGGCATCGGTAGTGGCTAAGGTCGCCCAACCTTGGGCAACCTCTGGCTAGGGTCATGAGACCTAGGTGACCCACCACTTGGGGTCACACGACCTCTGGTAGCAGTCGCCTAGGTCGCATGACCCTCGTCTGACCTTTCGCAAGCCACTCGTCTATCCTTTGCCAGCCAAATGTATCCTCTCCAGTTCTTCGCTATTGGCCAAACTAAAGAATTCGACAAAGAAGTTGAACATTTACAAAaggggcaaaattgaaaaacaaaagaattagtGAAGGTAATTTTGGaaggacaaaaatattttagtcCTATTTCAGCATTCTACAAATGCTATTTTAGAATCTTGGATAGGAGTAGCTTTTGGCTTTTAGCAATTCCAAAACCAATATTTGGCTGAAAACTACTTTAAAATGCTTGTCAAACATCTCAGCATTTCCCCAAGAGACTTTGGAGGCTaaaagcccattgggaaaacTGAACCAAATGCATCCAGAAGAGTAGTTGGCGTGGTGAGTATAGAAAAGAGAAAGTTGCACCACCTCTGCTCTTCAAAATTCCGTTttatctctttatttatttagatttttcttgGTGCGAGAAAATTTAGTAGAAGAGTGTAGAATTGTGTAACTAATAGGTTGTCCACATAGTATGGTTAGTAATCGCTAGAATTAACTAAGGAGATGGATTTCTAAAATTATCTCGAAGGTAGAACCACCTCCTTGTTTGGGCCATAAATAGCCACGAAGTGCTCCCCATTTAAGCGTGTGCGTGTGAAAGAAGTCTAAGCAATATCTTTCTCTACAATGGGCTTATGATAAAAGATTATGTTTGCTTTAATTGAACATTATGTCTTTCTCTACAATGAGGGTCATGGCCGAGAAGAATTGTCGACTAAATGCATCGGTTCATCGCCCTCTTGCAGCATAATAAGCGCAACCAAAGCCTGCGTACTTctgaccaaaagaaagaaaaaagcctGCGTTACTTCAGTGAATTCCTACCTGGTAAATGATTAAATCTTCttggagccaaaaaaaaaaaaaatgattaaatctTCAGGACGACACTTGTACGCGTCATATAACTTTTCCCACTCAAGTTGCTGCATACTTGATAGAAATATTGATGAGCACGGCACATGCCAAGCGCAACTAATATCTCAACGAAAAACTGAATCCACTTGTATGATTTTCGTACAAACATTCAACTTTCGAACTTTGAATTGCAGGTATCGTAACCTCCCAGTGACGGTATAATAAGCCCCCAACAGCGGGAGACATTAAAATCGCAGTAAACTTCTGCTCTGCTTCCATCTTGGATGAGCAGGATTAGTTTGCAAAACAGCAATATATCCCGATCCTATACTGACCTTCCTACGTGTGTAATTCTTTACTTGATCTTTGAACTTCCACTCTTCAGTTTCCTCAATTTCCGCCGTCGTTCCTCCTGTTGTTCGCCTTCTTCCACTCCTCTATATTCTTCAGCCTTGCATACATCTTCCTTATCTTGTTGAGCTTCTGGGACTGCTGAGCAATCACGCTCGCAGTCGATGGGCTCTCACTCAACACAATCTCATAACCGTCTCGGTAAGAGTCCATCCCTACAGTCAAAAGCTGCCAGAACATGCTGCCTGCCGCTGCACCACCTCCGCGAGCTGAGGAATAGATTGCCGAATAAACTGTGTCGAAGAACTGGTCCCTCTCATTCTGGTTGTAGCCTGAGTCTTTCGATGAGATCCCGAACTCTGCAAATAGGAGCGGCTTGTGGAGAACATTCTGCGCATCCTGAATGTGAGTGTTCACCCAGTTGCTGAGGAAGGATATTTGGTTTCCTACGCTCGGGTCGGACAACCTGTTTGTCAAAAATAGATACGAACATGTAATTTAGCATGATGCAATAAGATAGCAGTCACATTTGGCttggaattttatttattgttgtaaCGCCAGCATAGTACTTAATACTAACCACTGATCAGGATATGAGTGAACCGTTGCAAAGTCGATACCAGGGATCTGATTATTTTCAATGAAGTCAGTTCCGACGAGGAAAGAGGGGTTGTTTTGCTGCTTCTGAGCAGAGGATTGTGCATAGAACCCTTCTAGGCCAGCCTCTAGTAAATGGTTCCCATCGAAAGATTTTACATAAGATGCCATCTCCGTGATCCATGCCTACATACAGAACAAACAGTAACTGAAGTCAGCTCCAATCGTGCATTTTGTGTATGAAATATCTACAGATTTGACAAAAAGATGGGAGAAAATGGCAGCATAATTTGACAATGTGCATTAAAATGGTGGGGGTTTCCATATGCGTTTCCACATGCAATAAGCACAAGACATGACACAAGATTAAAGAGGAGCATTTGTGAACCTGGATGGTCCTTCCTGATGGATCTGAAGGGCATCTGACTTCATTCATCAGCTCCCAAGCCATTATTGTCGGGTCATCCTTGTAAGCAATCCCAGTTACGCTGTTCCTTCTTGTAAGAACAGTCTGCTTTTGCATCCAAAAAATGTAGCAAACAGGACAACAACAGAAGTGTCAagatttttttccctaaaagagCCAATCCGATGACCAGATGAACCAATCCAACGCAGATTGAAAGATGAGGAAGGGGAAAATAGAAGAGATAGAAAGTCGACCCGGATGTGATTTTTGTAATAACCCTTCACCACAGGATTGGTGAAGAAGTCATCATCGGATGCTATGGGCTGTCCCTGGCTTCTTGCCCATTCCACATACCGTTTCTTTCCTCCCAGTGCCTCATAGTTATCCACCAGACTCAGCACCAGCTTGATCCCAAACTTTTTAGCCTCTGATATCACAAAATCCAATCCCTTTGCACAgccacaaaaaaatgaaaaaaaaaaaaaaaaattcccgtaaagaaatgaaaattatccCTTAGAAAATCCACTAAGAAAAagcaggggaaaaaaaagaagagaaagcgaGCAAGCTCACCTGGAACATCTGCTCATTGTAGGAACCAGGAGAGGACTGGAGGGGCATGTACCCACCGTCACTGAACGCCCAGGTCCTTGCAATGGAGAGGCCATGGCTCGTAGCTTCTTGGAAAGCAGAGGTGACTTTGGCCCTCTGTGATGGGTACGACGCCAAGAACATCAACCAGTAGGCGTTGAACCCATTCGCATAAAAGGGGCTTCCGTTCAGCATGAAGTGCACTCCCTCGGTCTTGACGAACCCACCTCCATCTTCCGCTTTCGCAGCAAAATGCGACCTTCGTTCTTGAACCAGAACGAGCGCCAAGAAAAACAACAGCCTCAAATGCTTCATGTTTTCCCTTGCCCTGCGAAAACGCCCAAAAGCAGGAGTGTTTTCCAAATGTAGTCCCGCGGAGCTTTTAGGTCTTTTTAATAGTTTCAGCTGACGAGTAAATGGCGTTGGCATCAAAGTGTTCAGCACTTCCAGTTTTcaccttcttttccttttatttatttttattttttctgtttttgaataATTTAACCTTGACTGAttgaattaattatataatcaaGTGACTGGGAAAGGTCCTGGCGAAATTTGTGGGGCCAAATTGGTCGTGAAAAAGCACATGACTGTCGCAAGTTCCTGGTGAGGACAAGTCTACTTTTCTTTGATTGCTTTgcctttttccattttcttccgGGCGATAAGCATGGTAGGTAGGAAGAAGCCCCGAAGGATCATTTACCACCatagaaattagaaaataaaatttaagtcCACTTGTCCAAAAACATATGAACTCATCACGTGTTGCAGGCTCTAGGTT
The window above is part of the Eucalyptus grandis isolate ANBG69807.140 chromosome 6, ASM1654582v1, whole genome shotgun sequence genome. Proteins encoded here:
- the LOC104449005 gene encoding mannan endo-1,4-beta-mannosidase 7 — encoded protein: MKHLRLLFFLALVLVQERRSHFAAKAEDGGGFVKTEGVHFMLNGSPFYANGFNAYWLMFLASYPSQRAKVTSAFQEATSHGLSIARTWAFSDGGYMPLQSSPGSYNEQMFQGLDFVISEAKKFGIKLVLSLVDNYEALGGKKRYVEWARSQGQPIASDDDFFTNPVVKGYYKNHIRTVLTRRNSVTGIAYKDDPTIMAWELMNEVRCPSDPSGRTIQAWITEMASYVKSFDGNHLLEAGLEGFYAQSSAQKQQNNPSFLVGTDFIENNQIPGIDFATVHSYPDQWLSDPSVGNQISFLSNWVNTHIQDAQNVLHKPLLFAEFGISSKDSGYNQNERDQFFDTVYSAIYSSARGGGAAAGSMFWQLLTVGMDSYRDGYEIVLSESPSTASVIAQQSQKLNKIRKMYARLKNIEEWKKANNRRNDGGN